TTTTGGTAGTAATAAAGCACTAAGGATAGAAGCACCAAGCCCCATTATGATAAGAATTAAAGCTGGAAAAGAGATATTTTTCTTGTTTTTTTTAGCAAACATTGCAGGTGCATCACCTTCTTCAGCTAAGTTCATTAATACACTTGTCACTGCAAATAATGAACCAACTAACGTTGAAAAACCCGCTAAAATTAATACTACATTTAAAATAAATGGCACATACGGCAAATTATAGTCTTGTAACGCTATTACAAAAGGACTTTCTTTCGTATTAAACTGGTTTAATGGTACCATCATAATTGCCAACCCTAAAGAGACTACGTAAATAATCGTTAAAATCATTAACATTACTCTCCCTGATTTTTGTGCATCTTTAGGGTCTTTAAGTCTTATTGTCATTAACCCCATAATTTCGATTCCTCCAAATGCATAAAATGCATAAATTAGAGAGGACCAAGTGCCTTTTAATCCATTTGGGAACCAATCTTTAAAATTCCGCGGCATTTGCGCCTTATATAAACCACCCTTTATAAATCCTAAAATAACCAAAATAGCAATCACAATGAATCCTATAATAGCCGCGATTTTTATAATAGCCATCCATTTTTCTAAACGTTCGAATATTTTTACCCCTATAAAAATAATTAATATAGCCGCTACTCCATATACAGCAGCAAATATCCATAGTGGTATTTTAGGGAACCAGTAACGTGAAAAGATTCCTAACGCACTTAACTGGCTGCCCATAATAAGCAACTCCGAACACCAATATGTCCATCCGTGACTAAAACCCGCCCAATTTCCAAAAGCTTTTCTTGAATAAATGCGAAACGATCCTTTTTGCGGATCTTCCACTGCCATTTTTGCCAATGCTTCAAATACAATATATGTAGTGAATCCCGTTAAAATCAAAATAAGAATAATTGACGAACCACCTATTTTAATCCCTATACTGGATCCTAAAAAAAAGCCCGTTCCTATTGTACAACCAATTCCAATAAGTGAGAGTTGCCACCATTTTAAATCTTTTTTTTCTTTCGTTTCGTTCTTAACATCATGACAGGTCATATTACGATTCTCCTTTATTCATTTTGAGAATGCCCCTCATGATCACTTAAGTACTTCTCAGCAAGCTTTTCAACAACATCAACGACATCATGAGCCTTTATTTTGTGATTTGCTACTCTTTCACTTCCTACAGAAATCTCAACTGTAAATAATGCTTCATATTTCATTTTTTCTGCTCCTTTCGCATCAAATATAACCTCGCATCTTTTATCCTTTTATTGCGCAAAAATTAATTATGTATTTAAAACCTTGTAAGTCTAAAAGTTAAACAAATAAATTCGAGATATAGTTGTAAATCTAAAAAATGTATGAGAAAGGAGAGACGACATGCCTCTCCTCTATATCCATTTTGTATATAAAATTAACGAGTAACTCCACCACCAAGTTGTTGCTCCGCTAATGATACGAGACGTTTTGTAATTTCACCACCAACAGATCCGTTAGCACGAGCTGTTGCGTCCGCTCCAAGTTGCACTCCAAATTCTTGAGCAATTTCATATTTCATTTGATCAAGAGCTTGTTCAGCACCACGTACTAATAATTGATTGCTGCTTCCACTGTTATTGTTTGACATATTGATTCACCTCCTTCTTTCTTTAATATGTTAAATTACATGCCAAAATATATAGCTAATTAATTGGTAATTACGACCACGAATTCAAAGGTATAATTGATGCCCTTTAAGCCCAACATAATAGTGTATAGGAGAACGAAATATAATATACGTGCCATGGGATATTATAAATAGGCTTCCATCAGAAAATGAAACGGGTTACGCTATATAAAAGCATAACCCGTTTCTAATGAAATATTTTATTCCATATACGTTTAAACAATGGAGGAAAATGATGAAACATATTGTTGCTTTATTAATTAAATACACAGCGATAACTGCAGTATTACTTATCGTACTCAGTATCTTTCAAGGCATTTCCATTCCTAGAGTATTACTCATTTCTCTTTTCTTAACAGGAGCTGCCTATTTAATCGGCGATCTCTTCATTTTACCTAAATACGGAAATATGATTGCTACAATGGCAGATTTCGGCTTAAGCTTCTTCGGAATTTGGCTTTTAACATCCTTGTTTACTAATTTAGATGCTACTCGTAATATTGGACTTTCTTCATTCTTAGCCGCTTTAATTATTGGCGGAATAGAGGTTTTCTTCCACATTTATATGAAGAGGTTAGTACTGCGTAACGACGATGAATTAAGAAATTACAATCATATTCATCCTGATAAATATGCTATGGAAATGTCAGATGAATATATGGATTCTTCTACAATAAATAAATCCAAAGTTGAGGATACATCTAAAAAATAAAAAAGTGGCCAATGCCACTTTTTTATTTTTGTTTATTAAGCTTGATCAGAGTTTTTCACATGTAATGGAGGTGGAACTACCCACCCTTTTTTCTTACTTAAACGCAGTAACGTTACACCTGCTTGCGCTTTTTTCATATGAAATTGTCCAAATAGCATCCCTACATCTTCTCGAAGACATTTTCCCATCACTTGACTACATGTCACAAGTCCAGCTGCTAATCCTGTAGAAACAGCTGCTGCTATTTCAGCATCATTAATACGCGCTCCTGGAGGAATGTCTTCGATAGATGCAACTGGTCGTTCTGGAGGAGCAGGCGGTAAAGCTACGCCATTAACCTTTAAAAGAGTTTTTAACTCTTCTATTTCTGAATTCATATCATTTTCAATTAAGCTTTCTAAAAACTTCTTCAAATCTTCGTCACCTGTGTGATTCATAAATACTTGATGGCTTGCGATTCCACCTTGTGCGGCTAGAAGATAACTCCAAATATCAAATACTTCTCCGTAATGTAACGGTTCATTTTGAGGGTTTCCACTTAAAATACCCATTTTTAAATTCCTCCCTTTCGAAAATATCATAATCAATATTGATTTCAATATTGAAATCAAATTTTTAAGTATGCTTTTTCCTGCGAAAGATTTTCTACTATGCATGGAAAACACCTTTCCAACACTACGTGTTTATTGTTTAGGAAAGTAGTTTACAAATTAAATACTCAAAGATTATGAAAGAAAATTATCGATAATCTTTGAGTGAGAATCCATTTACTATAAGGGTTTTTATTTTTATACATATACAAAAGAAATTGATTTACATATTTGCTATATTGTATTTCAATTTACTTAGCGGTTAGCTCTACCACCAAGTTGTTGTTCAGCCATTGCTACTAAACGTTTTGTGATTTCACCACCAACAGATCCATTTGAACGAGCTGTTGTATCTGCACCAAGTTGTACACCAAACTCTTGTGCAATTTCATATTTCATTTGATCAATTGCATTCTCAGCGCCTCGAACTAACAATTCATTACGACTTCCACTGTTATTGTTTGCCATATTCTTTCACCTCCGATGTTTTTAATATGCTACAAATTATGAAATAATAATTATCCTTTTTATGGAAATTAGATTGTGAATAAATATTGAGTTTCTTCTTAAAATAGAGAAAAAGACATAAGAAAGAAGAGTTGCTATAACGTACTTTCATAACAACATTATGTATAGATTTCTATTTTGCCAAGAGATACATATAAATTATGAAAAATGATTCCTAAGGAGATATGAGATGAAAGCTGTAACCTACCAAGGACCAAACCAAGTACAAGTTAAACAAGTTGATGATGCAAAGTTAGAGAAAAAAGATGATATTATTGTAAAAATAACTTCAACCGCTATTTGCGGTTCTGATTTACATTTATATCAAGGAAACATGCCGTTACCCCAAGGGTACATTATTGGTCATGAGCCAATGGGCATTGTTGAAGAAGTTGGTCCAGATGTTACTAAAGTAAAAAAAGGAGATCGCGTTGTTATTCCCTTTAACGTTGCTTGTGGACATTGTTTTTATTGCCAACATGAAATGGAAAGCCAATGTGATAACTCTAATCCTCATTATGATTCTGGTGGATACTTTGGTTATACAGAGAAATTTGGTAACCATCCAGGTGGACAAGCAGAATATTTAAAAGTTCCTTTTGGAAATTTCACTCCATTTGTTATACCAGAATCATGCGAACTTGAAGATGAATCCCTACTGTTTTTATCCGATGTTTTGCCAACAGCCTATTGGAGTGTAATAAACGCAGGTGTTAAGCCAGGTGATACTGTTATCGTTCTAGGTTGTGGACCTGTTGGATTAATGACACAAAAATTCGCTTGGATGCAAGGAGCTAAGCGCGTAATCGCAGTCGATTACTTAGATTATCGAATAAATTATGCAAAAAGGATTAACAATGTTGAGGTACTTGAGTTTACAAAATTTCCTGATATGGGAGAACATTTAAAGGAAATCACACATGGCGGTGCTGATGTAGTCATTGATTGCGTGGGCATGGATGGAAAAAAATCACCACTAGAATTTCTAGAACAAAAATTGAAATTACAAGGTGGAACTCTCGGTCCTATTCAAATTGCTACGAAAGCTGTAAGAAAATACGGAACGGTTCAAATGACTGGGGTTTATGGTGGGAATTATAATGCATTCCCACTTGGGGCATTTTGGGTTAGAAATATTAACCTAAAAATGGGACAAGCACCTGTTATTCATTTTATGCCAGAACTATTTGAAAAAATAACAAATAAAGAATTCAATCCAAAGGAGATTATTACACACAAAATCCCCCTCGAAGAAGCAAGTTACGGTTATCAAATTTTCAATAATCGTGAAGATGATTGTATAAAAGTCATTTTGAAACCTTGAAGATACAATTTGTTATTCTTTATGAAAAGGTAAGATTGCACTCCGTAATCTTATCTTTTTTTATTACATGCTAAGTAGCTATCCCCCACTTTCATCTCACATCGAAAAGAGTTATTTCAAAAGACTTTGCATTTTAAGGCAACAATTTATTGGTAAAAAAATGAATTAAAGTATTAAGCAACCAATTAACGGACACGATAACAATGTTAACTAACTTAAAAAGAGGTGTATTTCATGTTTTATTATAAAGAGGAAATAATTAATATGATTAAGCCGGATAAACCAGACCCAGCTGCTGCAAAAGTTTTACAAGAAATATTAGGCGGGCATTATGGGGAAATGCGTACAATGATGCAATATTTCTTCCAAAGCTCAAATTTTAGAGGTAAAGAGAAGCAATATCGCGATTTACTTCGAGGTGTTTTTTTAGAGGAAATAAGCCATGTAGAACTTGTACAACATACAATTAATCAGCTACTAACTGGATCTGGTGAACCTACGCCAGGAAATGCTGGTATTGACAAAGCACCGCTTGATGAAGCGGTTAAACATGCAAACCCTCACCACTTTATTGTAGGTGCTCAAAGTTCATTGCCTGTTGATGCAGCTGGAAATCCGTGGAATGGATCTTGGGTATATAGTCATGGAAACTTAATTAGCGATTTACTAGATAATGTCGTACTTGAATCTACAGGCGTACTTCAAAAGACTAGAATTTATGAAATGAGTTCTAATCAAACATTTAGAGAAACTCTTGCATTTTTAATTGTACGTGATAATGCACATCAAAATGCTTTTGCAAAAGCTTTAGAGACATTAGGAGTTGAATGGGGAAAACTCTTCCCTGTGCCGAACTATGATATTAATAAATATCCAGAGTGTAGAAAATATGTAGACATGGGATTCCATAATGCACAATTTAATTTCAGCTTAGATCCAACAAGAATGGGAGAAATATTCCAAGGTGAATCCCCAAGTAGAAACAAAGGAACATTAACAGTAATGGAACCGCCAAAAGGTTTTCCTGTACCAGAACTTCCTGAAATGCCAAATGAGCATAGCCCTGGATTAAAAGATATGGATCTTTAAGATCATTATGGCCAACTATTTATTCATGGTTGGCCATAGTTCTTTATAAAGATTCATGTAAGCTTGTTGTTAATATGATAAGATGTTTTAATAAATCAAGTGATGTTGATCATATTTCTGCTCCTCTTAATTTTGTTTCTATGAACCATTAGACGCCACTGTTTACTTATAATCTTCCTACGTCTATTTACATATAGCATCCCTATATTGTAAAAAAGAGGAAGGACTTATCCCTCCTCTTCTTTTAATTTTTCTTTAAAAGAGTTGCTCCTGCAATCCCTGGGTGTGTCATTTCAAATGGGTCTAGAATTAGTTCTAAGTCTTCTTGTGACAGTACACCATTTTTCACACAAAGTTCTCGAACGGATTGCCCTGTCGCGATTGCTTCTTTCGCAACGCGAGCTGCTGCTTCATAACCGATATGAGGGTTCACGGCTGTAATAATTCCTACACTCTTCTCAACATACTCTTTTAAGCGATCTTCATTCGCTTCAATTCCTTTTAAGCAATTATCTGTAAAGGCACGGAAACCGTTATTCATAATGCTAATTGATTGAAGTAAGTTGAAAACAAGTACTGGTTCCATAACGTTTAATTCTAATTGTCCTGCTTCTGAAGCAAGGCAAATTGTATGGTCGTTACCAATGACTTGGAACGCAATTTGATTAATTACTTCTGGCATAACAGGATTTACTTTCCCTGGCATAATAGATGAACCTGGTTGACGAGCTGGTAACATAATTTCTGCTAAACCAACACGTGGACCTGATGCCATTAAGCGAAGGTCATTCGCAATTTTAGACATATTCATCATACATACTTTCAGTGCTGCAGATACTTCAGTATAAGCATCCGTATTTTGCGTCGCATCTACTAAATCTTCTGCACCAACAAGCGGTAATTCACTAATTGCAGCTAAATGTTTTACAACTGCTTCAATGTATTCTGGATCTGCATTTAAGCCTGTACCCACTGCAGTTGCCCCCATATTTACTTCATATAAATGTTGACGCGATTGTTGAATTCGTTTCATATCACGTTCAAGT
This Bacillus paramycoides DNA region includes the following protein-coding sequences:
- a CDS encoding amino acid permease, with the translated sequence MTCHDVKNETKEKKDLKWWQLSLIGIGCTIGTGFFLGSSIGIKIGGSSIILILILTGFTTYIVFEALAKMAVEDPQKGSFRIYSRKAFGNWAGFSHGWTYWCSELLIMGSQLSALGIFSRYWFPKIPLWIFAAVYGVAAILIIFIGVKIFERLEKWMAIIKIAAIIGFIVIAILVILGFIKGGLYKAQMPRNFKDWFPNGLKGTWSSLIYAFYAFGGIEIMGLMTIRLKDPKDAQKSGRVMLMILTIIYVVSLGLAIMMVPLNQFNTKESPFVIALQDYNLPYVPFILNVVLILAGFSTLVGSLFAVTSVLMNLAEEGDAPAMFAKKNKKNISFPALILIIMGLGASILSALLLPKNIYEYVTTAAGLMLLYTWSLILLSFWRLMNPKGWMQIKSIIGLIMIALAVSGTLLQKTTRFGFLVSLLFLGIVVIVTIIVHFVSRKRDTAI
- a CDS encoding alpha/beta-type small acid-soluble spore protein → MSNNNSGSSNQLLVRGAEQALDQMKYEIAQEFGVQLGADATARANGSVGGEITKRLVSLAEQQLGGGVTR
- a CDS encoding YndM family protein, with product MKHIVALLIKYTAITAVLLIVLSIFQGISIPRVLLISLFLTGAAYLIGDLFILPKYGNMIATMADFGLSFFGIWLLTSLFTNLDATRNIGLSSFLAALIIGGIEVFFHIYMKRLVLRNDDELRNYNHIHPDKYAMEMSDEYMDSSTINKSKVEDTSKK
- a CDS encoding DUF3231 family protein translates to MGILSGNPQNEPLHYGEVFDIWSYLLAAQGGIASHQVFMNHTGDEDLKKFLESLIENDMNSEIEELKTLLKVNGVALPPAPPERPVASIEDIPPGARINDAEIAAAVSTGLAAGLVTCSQVMGKCLREDVGMLFGQFHMKKAQAGVTLLRLSKKKGWVVPPPLHVKNSDQA
- the sasP gene encoding small acid-soluble spore protein, SasP family, coding for MANNNSGSRNELLVRGAENAIDQMKYEIAQEFGVQLGADTTARSNGSVGGEITKRLVAMAEQQLGGRANR
- a CDS encoding zinc-dependent alcohol dehydrogenase; amino-acid sequence: MKAVTYQGPNQVQVKQVDDAKLEKKDDIIVKITSTAICGSDLHLYQGNMPLPQGYIIGHEPMGIVEEVGPDVTKVKKGDRVVIPFNVACGHCFYCQHEMESQCDNSNPHYDSGGYFGYTEKFGNHPGGQAEYLKVPFGNFTPFVIPESCELEDESLLFLSDVLPTAYWSVINAGVKPGDTVIVLGCGPVGLMTQKFAWMQGAKRVIAVDYLDYRINYAKRINNVEVLEFTKFPDMGEHLKEITHGGADVVIDCVGMDGKKSPLEFLEQKLKLQGGTLGPIQIATKAVRKYGTVQMTGVYGGNYNAFPLGAFWVRNINLKMGQAPVIHFMPELFEKITNKEFNPKEIITHKIPLEEASYGYQIFNNREDDCIKVILKP
- a CDS encoding manganese catalase family protein, whose product is MFYYKEEIINMIKPDKPDPAAAKVLQEILGGHYGEMRTMMQYFFQSSNFRGKEKQYRDLLRGVFLEEISHVELVQHTINQLLTGSGEPTPGNAGIDKAPLDEAVKHANPHHFIVGAQSSLPVDAAGNPWNGSWVYSHGNLISDLLDNVVLESTGVLQKTRIYEMSSNQTFRETLAFLIVRDNAHQNAFAKALETLGVEWGKLFPVPNYDINKYPECRKYVDMGFHNAQFNFSLDPTRMGEIFQGESPSRNKGTLTVMEPPKGFPVPELPEMPNEHSPGLKDMDL
- the aspA gene encoding aspartate ammonia-lyase gives rise to the protein MSMTNKNMRVEKDFLGAKELPIKAYYGIQTLRAVENFPITGYKIHESLIRAFAVVKKAAALANTDVGRLELNKGGAIAEAAQEILDGKWHDHFIVDPIQGGAGTSMNMNANEVMANRALELLGMEKGDYHYISPNSHVNMAQSTNDAFPTAIHIATLNALEGLLQTMGYMHDVFELKAEQFDHVIKMGRTHLQDAVPIRLGQEFKAYSRVLERDMKRIQQSRQHLYEVNMGATAVGTGLNADPEYIEAVVKHLAAISELPLVGAEDLVDATQNTDAYTEVSAALKVCMMNMSKIANDLRLMASGPRVGLAEIMLPARQPGSSIMPGKVNPVMPEVINQIAFQVIGNDHTICLASEAGQLELNVMEPVLVFNLLQSISIMNNGFRAFTDNCLKGIEANEDRLKEYVEKSVGIITAVNPHIGYEAAARVAKEAIATGQSVRELCVKNGVLSQEDLELILDPFEMTHPGIAGATLLKKN